From a region of the Alnus glutinosa chromosome 1, dhAlnGlut1.1, whole genome shotgun sequence genome:
- the LOC133880346 gene encoding protein SRC2-like produces the protein MENRTLEINLISARDLKDVNHFSKMDVYAAVWLSGDSQIKQKAKTNVDRNSGTSPSWNNFPMRFTFDESAANQNRLILVFKLRCERSLGGDKDVGEVYVPVKELLDYVGDGKSMQFVSYRVRKPSGKPKGALNFSYRFSQKVAYPVEPSAPPFHGSYPPSPLGTPIQFVNYQAIRKPSEKPKVVNGEAHDQQPVTSYPAQPSAPPYTFPPPVGYAYANPLPPPPPPSYQQYGGYPVLPPGYWYPPVPVQVQQPRKKSGTRLGAGLVGAIGAVLMLKVALLACWPL, from the coding sequence ATGGAGAACAGAACATTAGAAATAAATCTTATCTCTGCCAGAGACCTCAAAGACGTCAACCACTTCTCCAAGATGGACGTATACGCCGCCGTCTGGCTCTCCGGCGACTCACAAATCAAGCAAAAGGCCAAAACCAACGTGGACCGAAACAGTGGCACCAGCCCCTCGTGGAACAACTTCCCCATGAGGTTCACCTTCGACGAGTCTGCCGCCAACCAAAACCGCCTGATCCTCGTGTTCAAACTCCGCTGTGAGCGCAGCCTCGGCGGCGACAAAGACGTCGGTGAAGTGTACGTGCCCGTCAAAGAGCTTCTCGACTATGTAGGAGACGGCAAGTCCATGCAGTTCGTGAGTTACCGGGTGAGAAAACCCTCCGGAAAGCCCAAAGGCGCGCTAAACTTTTCATACAGGTTTAGCCAGAAAGTGGCTTATCCGGTCGAGCCTAGTGCGCCACCATTTCATGGGTCATATCCTCCTTCCCCTCTAGGAACACCCATTCAGTTTGTAAATTACCAGGCGATCAGAAAACCCTCAGAAAAGCCAAAAGTCGTTAATGGTGAGGCTCATGATCAACAGCCAGTCACTTCATATCCGGCTCAGCCTAGTGCACCGCCATATACTTTTCCTCCTCCAGTAGGATATGCATATGCTAACCCACtaccgccgccgccgccgccatCATACCAGCAATATGGTGGGTACCCGGTACTTCCACCGGGATACTGGTACCCGCCGGTGCCGGTGCAGGTGCAGCAACCACGGAAGAAGTCTGGGACGAGGTTGGGAGCTGGACTGGTAGGAGCGATCGGAGCGGTATTGATGTTGAAGGTAGCCTTGCTGGCATGCTGGCCGCTTTGA
- the LOC133858862 gene encoding flowering-promoting factor 1-like protein 3: MSGVWIFKNGVLRLVENPAAESLDGSGGRQGSSARRKVLVHTSSNEVITSYAVLERKLLSLGWERYYDDPDLLQFHIRSTVHLISLPKDFNKFKSMHMYDIVVKNRNAFEVRDM, from the coding sequence ATGTCTGGCGTTTGGATTTTCAAGAATGGGGTTCTTCGCCTGGTTGAGAACCCCGCAGCCGAATCATTGGACGGAAGCGGTGGCCGGCAGGGCTCCAGTGCTCGCCGCAAGGTGTTGGTTCACACTTCCAGCAACGAAGTTATTACCTCGTACGCAGTGCTTGAGCGGAAGCTACTATCGCTTGGGTGGGAGAGGTACTACGACGACCCGGACCTCCTTCAGTTCCACATACGATCCACCGTCCACCTCATCTCCCTCCCTAAAGATTTCAACAAGTTCAAGTCCATGCACATGTATGACATCGTCGTCAAGAACCGCAACGCGTTCGAAGTTAGGGACATGTAG
- the LOC133880387 gene encoding vesicle-associated membrane protein 724, giving the protein MSQESFIYSFVARGTVVLAEYTEFTGNFPAIAAQCLQRLPSSNKKFIYTCDGHTFNFLVEDGYAYCVVAKESLGKQISVAFLERVKADFKKRYGGGKADTAMAKSLNKEFGPIMKEHMKYIVDHAAEEIDKLLKLKAQVSEVKSIMLDNVDQALKRGEHITSVADKAEDLRDQAQRYKVMGTQIKRKMWYQNMKIKLVVLGILLLLVLIIWLSICQGFDCTN; this is encoded by the exons ATGAGTCAGGAGTCGTTCATATACAGCTTCGTGGCCCGAGGCACCGTGGTCTTGGCGGAGTACACGGAGTTCACTGGCAACTTCCCAGCGATTGCGGCTCAGTGCCTTCAGAGACTACCTTCCTCCAACAAGAAGTTCATCTACACCTGCGACGGCCATACCTTCAATTTTCTCGTCGAGGATGGTTACG CTTATTGTGTTGTTGCCAAAGAATCTCTTGGCAAGCAGATATCTGTTGCATTCTTGGAACGGGTGAAGGCAGACTTTAAGAAAAGATATGGGGGTGGTAAAGCAGATACAGCTATGGCCAAAAGCCTTAACAAGGAGTTTGG ACCAATCATGAAAGAGCACATGAAGTATATTGTTGACCATGCTGCTGAAGAGATTGACAAGTTGTTAAAACTGAAGGCTCAAGTTTCAGAAGTTAAAAGTATCATGTTAGACAATGTTGATCAG GCTCTTAAAAGAGGGGAGCACATAACTAGTGTTGCTGACAAGGCTGAAGATCTACGTGATCAG gcccaaagatacaaagtaatgGGAACACAAATTAAACGGAAGATGTGgtatcaaaacatgaaaataaagtTGGTGGTTCTTGGAATCCTATTACTTCTGGTTCTGATAATCTGGCTTTCTATTTGCCAAGGATTTGACTGCACCAACTAG